Part of the Paludisphaera borealis genome, ACCACATGTGGCTGGCGATCCGGGTCAGCTCGGCCATGATCACCCGGATGTACTCGGCCCGCTCGGGGGGCTTGGCGTCGTCGCCCATGAGCTGCTCGACGGCCAGGGCGTAGCCGAAGTTGTTCCCCATGCTCGTCAGGTAGTCGAGCCGATCGGTGAACGGGAAATTCATCAAGAACGTGTTTCGCTCGCCGATCTTCTCATGATTCCGGTGCATGTAGCCCATGACCGGCTTGAGGCCGACGATCGTCTCGCCGTCGACCCGGATGTTCATCCGGAACACCCCGTGGGTGCTGGGATGCTGCGGCCCCATGCTGACGATGAACTGATCGGTGCCAAGCTCCTCCACATCGACGCCCGCCGGCAGGAGGTTCGCCCCCTTGGGGTCCGACGCGCTCGACAGGCTCGCCCAGTCCTTGAAGCCTTTGGGGAACTTGACGTTGGTCCCGTGCGAGGCGAATTCCTCGGCGCGGAAATGCTGGCCCAGACCTTCGTCGACCCGGCTGGGGAACACCTTGGCGGGCGCTTCGTAGTAGGGTTCGAGGAAGTCTTTGCGAAGGGGATAATATGCGTATCCGTCCCACATCAAGATCCGCGACAGCTCGGGATGTCCGGTGAATCGGACTCCCATCATGTCATACACTTCGCGCTCTTGCAGGTCGGCGCCGCGGTAGACGTGGTAGAGCGACGGCAACTCGCCCTCCCCTTCCTTCTCGGCGACGCGGACCCGAAGCACGATCAGCGTCCCGGGGGAAGTCGTGCTGTCGAGCTGATAGTTCACCTCGATGCAGTCTTCGTAGTGGACGCTCTGGAGACTGACGAGATAGTCGTACTTGATCGGGTTGCGGTCGCGGAGGTACTGGCAGGCGGGAACCAGCTTCTCGGCCGGGATCAAGAGGCCCGCGTGGACAATCTCGGCCGTCCCGGCGCCCACCTCTTTGTTCAGGCGGTCGGCCAGCTCCTTGAGCCGCTCGTCGCCGAGCCAGACGAGGCTGGGCCGGACCTCGGCCCGCTTCACCTTCTTCGCGGCCTTGGGCGCGGGGGCCGGCTTGGCCGCGGCGCCGTCGACCGACGGGCCCGCCGCTTCGTCGCCGGCCTCGATCTCGGGCTGCGGGGCGGGGATCAGGGTCGGCTTGATCAACCCTTCCTCGCGCTTCTCGACGAGTCCCTGGGCCGTGCGTTCGGCGGCGAGTTCGACGGTCCGAAGGTCCACGAGGTCCGGGCCGAGCACGGGGATCGGGATGTCGCGCTCGACTTCGGCCCGATACCAAGGCGCGTGACGGATCTTCTCGCCGTCGATCTTCTTCTGAAGCATGATCAGGCCGTTGAGCAGGGCCTGCGGAGTGGGGGGGCAGCCCGGAACGTAGACGTCGACGGGAAGGTACTTGTCGATGCCGGAGACGACGTTGTACCCCTCTTTGAACGGGCCGCCGCCCGAGGCGCAGGCACCCATCGACATCACGTATTTGGGCTCGGGCATCTGGTCGTAGAGCCGGGCGATCATTGGCATCATCGTCTTGGTGACCGTCCCCGAAACGATCATCAAATCGGCTTGCCGGGGCGAGCCGCGAAACACCTCGGCTCCGAACCGCGCGATGTCGAACCGGCTCGACGCCGTGCAGATCATCTCGATCGCACAGCAGGCCAGGCCGAACCCGAGCGGCCACAGGCTCGATCGGCGTCCCCAGTTGTAAACCGTGTCGACCATCCCGAGCAGCTCATCCCAGGTGGTGACCAACACGTATCGTTCCAGCTCCTTCTGGAGCACGGGATCGATGTTCGTGCTCCATTCCGGTCGGACAATCGTCTCATTCGCCATGGTGGGAGTGTCGCCAACTGGGCCAGTCGAGTGCCCTCTCGGGGGCGGAAATCCGATGGGAGCGGACGCGTCGCGGTTCGCACGGTGCGACGATTCGCCGGAGCTTGTTTCTCGTCGTGATCGAGAACCTGATTCTTGATTCGCATTGACATGGTAAACCGACCGTGATCGTTCCGCCAGGGGGCACCGTCACCGTCTCGGCGAGCGTCGAAAACCCGGAAAAAACCTCGACTTGCGACCCGTCGCGTCCCGCCCGAGACCGGCCCGGCGATCGCGCGGGCGGGGCGAGCCGGCAACCGACGATCGCCCCGCGCACGGCGATTCGGCCCTTTCCGCGTGAGGGGGATGCGTCCATAATGATGGATATGGCAAAGTCCAGGTTTCGATTCACGATCAGCGCCTTGCTCATCTTCGTGGCCTGCATCGCCTTGAACATCTGGCTGTTCCGGCTGGGCGCGTTGTGGGGAATCCTCGGCCTGAACGTGACCAAGCACGTCGTGATCGCCCTTCTCTGCCAGAATCTGGGGGTCGATCGAGCGGACGCCCCGAAATCGCCGCTGCCTCGGCGGCTGTCCCCCCCCTCGCCCTCGCAACCCCTTCCCCTGGCCTGACCGCGGGTTGCGACGGAACCGGCCCGACGCGCCGACGGAACGTCGCCGCGGCCTCGCGCGCCTGGGCTATTTCGGCATGGCCGCCGAAGTCTTGTTCGACTAGAGTGACGCCCGATCCAGCCCCGACCTGGATCACGTCGGCTGCCACGCGCCGGGTTGCTCTCGCAGGCCGCGGTGAGGTGCCTCCCCCTCCGCTCGACACCTGAGATCGTGCATTTCCCGCTCGCCGAAATTTCGCCCGGCGGTCAGGTTCCATGCGATGGAAACAAGTCGGCCCGGAGGGAAACGATGGGCGTGAACCCAGTGGGACGCTTGCTGTTGGTCGAGGACGAGACGGTCCTCAGAGGCCTCGTAAGCCAGTTCCTGGTGCTCGAGAACTTTGAAGTCGTCGCCGCCGAGGACGGCCTGGCGGCGGTCGAGGCCTACGAAGACGGGGGCCCTTTCGACCTTGTCCTGCTCGATCTCAATCTGCCCGTGCTTTCGGGCGTCGAAGCCTGCCGGCGGATCAAGGAGATCCATCCCGAGCAGCCGTTCCTGGTCTGCAGCGCTGCGATTCTCGATTCGCACATCGCGGCGCTCGAGGCGCTCGGCGTCACCGAATCGCTGGGGAAGCCCTACCACCCCCTCGAATTGCTGACACGGATTCGAACGATGCTGACCGACACCGGATCGTGCGCGGCGAGCGACCGCGATCACGATCCCAAAACCTGGCGGAACGACCCGCGGCAAGCCGCGTCGCGTTCGGTCCACGCCTTGTCCGAAGCCCACGTATTCGATTAGGATGACCGGTTCGTACGCCGCCGGCGCGAAATCCTATCGAGACGCCGGCGAGCGCTGATACAAGGCATCGCCTTCACGCTTCTTTTTGCGATATGCGAGGGACGGTTTCATGGCTGGGAAACCGCGGAATCGACTGGAACTCCGACGTCAGAGCGAGGCCGCTGAGCCTCTGGACCCGATGGAGGACGAAACCGAAGACGTTGTCGAGGACGTCGATGACGAGGAGGTCGCGGTCCGCCCGAAGAAGAAGGCCAAGGCTCCGGCGAAAACCAAAGCCAAGTCGACCCGGGCGCCGAAGCCCGCGGCTCGCATGCGGATCGTCTGGGTCGTGCTCAACGACGCCTACAAGCCGATCGCGACCTTCGACTACGCCCAGAAAGAGGCGGCGGAAGCCAAAGCCGCCGAGATGACGGCCAAAGGCAAGGGCACGCACTTCGTCCAGCGCACCAAGGAGGCCATGCCCGAGGACGCCCCAGGCATCGGCGCCACCATCCCGCGAGCCGAAGTCGCCCCGTCGAAAACCAAGGCCGCCGCGAAAGCGAAGCTCGCCGAACCCATCGTCGACGACCTGGAAGACGACGACGACGAGGACGACAACGACGCCGACTCCGAACCGGAAGACGACGTCGATGACGACGACGAATAAAAACGACGAATAATAAGTCTCGACCGTCCCTCCCCTCGCGGACGGTCGAGACCTGAATTCCAACAAGAAAGCCCCAGCTTCACTAGGAAGCTGGGGCTTTCTTGTTGGTCGTCCTCGAGAAAAGACGATTCGACCGGCGGATGCCCACCGGAATGGTCGTCAACACTCGGACTTGCCGAGCGGGAGTGCAAAGTGGGCGCACCAGGATTCGAACCTGGGACCTTACCCTTATCAGGGGTACGCTCTAGCCAACTGAGCTATGCGCCCTTTGCAAGCGACGAGTCTTATCTTAGTCGAATGCACCCACGAGTCAACCACCGACTCCCCCGGAAGGGGCCAAAACGTCGAAATTCATTTTCGCGGGGGGGGCGTTTCGGCGTTCTGATAGCGTCGGGCAATCCGCGCCGCCAGGCCGCCGACCGCTTCCCGCAGTGCGTCCGGGCCGATCACCTCCATCTCGTCGCCGAACGACAGAACGACCGACGCGAGATCTTCGAGAGAATCGACCTCCACCGCCAGTTCGGCGACGTCGCGACCCAACGAGATCATCCGTCGACGGCCTTTCCACGGCAGATCGTCGATTCGACGCGAAAGGCCGCCCCGGAGCCTCAAGACGATCTCGGGGGAGGCCCCCGCGCGCCGCCGTCGCCCGTGTGACGGGTCGAGGAACCGCTTGAGCTGAAACCGAGGCGGCAGGGTGTAGGAATCCGTCGTCGGCTCGATTTTCTCGATCCAGGGGAACGGCACCATCACGACGCCGCGGTGAACGCTCGATCGCCCCACCAGGGCCCACTGCCCTTGAATTCGCGGGAGGCGGTAGAGACTCATCTTCGTCGTCTCGACTTCGGCCTCCGCCCGCCCCTGCTCACGATACCAGAGCCGGATTTGCCGGCGACAGGTCATGGCGGCGAGAACACCGTCGAAGAGGATGTGACCGTTACCGGGGAGTTCCTCGACCTCAGGAACCTCGGGGAGTAATTCCGAGCAATGATTGATGCTCGCTCGCAACTCCTGGGGAAGACCCTGAAGCACCTTGTCGACGGCGATCCGGGCCTGGCGCAAGAGCCCGACGGTGCCGGCACCTTCCCAGCACCGGCTGATCAACAGCAGCGCGAGCGCCTCCTTCTCCTGGAGCCGCGTCGGCTGAAGGAAGACGTTCCTGGCGAGCTGGTAACCCTGGCGGTCGGGGACGTAATGGACAGCGATGCCGGCCGCTCCCAGCGTCGAGAAGTCGCGGTAAATCGTCCGGCGGCTCACCTCGCATGCCTCGGCGAGCTGCCGGGCGTTGGGGCACCGTTCCGTTTGCAGAAGCATGACGAGTTGGAGGAGCCGCGCCAGCGGGTAGTTTCCGGTCGCGGCGTTCGTCGACGGCGGCTGTGGCGGTGGGATCGCCTGGTTGACGGGTGTATGGTGATTCATGATCGCTTGCCGTGTTCCGAGCGTCGTTGCTCTTTGCTTTCGTGCGTCCACCTCCAAAAAGTCTAGTGCGCCACGAGTCGCAATGAGAACTGGTGAACACTAAAACCCAGGCCGAGAGGCGACGTCGTTTCCGGCCACTCGAATCAGCGCAGACGACACGACCGGCGCATCCCAACCTCTTCAACGCCGTCTCCGACGCTTTTCGGTCCCTGATGTTGACAACGACCCGGCTTTCACCCTATTGTAGAACCCTCATTGCGACGGGCAGATAGCTCAGTTGGTAGAGCAACGGACTGAAAATCCGTGTGTCGGGAGTTCAACTCTCCCTCTGCCCATTCCCTCTTTCCCCTGACTCTGGCCGACAGAAGCCGTCAAGTCCCGTATCTCACACGGCTTAGGCTTCTCGGCCGGCTGAACAAACAAGGCAGCCGTTGCGTCGGCGTCCGGCTCCTTGCGCCCCAAACCGTCCCCTGCGGTGGGCAGATAGTGGGCACGGGGATTGTTTACGGGTTGAACGTCCGTTCCCGTTGCGGCCAGAATGCTTGCTTGAGGGCGATCGGAATCCGATCGGAGCGAAGGCAGCGACAGGGCGGCCCGCTCCATGTCCACGGCTCGGGGCTTCGTATAGCGGTCGGTCAGCCCCGGCGTGCTGTGACGCATGATCCTCTGGGCGACGCGGGGCGACACCCCGGCGGCGTCGAGCAAGGTCGCGGTCTGACATCGGAGCGAGTGGAAGTCGAACACCAATCCCCCGCTGTCTCGATAGGGGATGCCAGCCCGCTCCAGGTCGCATTGGAGCATCGTCGCCCCCCGATCGTCTGTCAGCGGGAAGACGGGCTCGCCAGAGGCGACGAGGGCGACGAAGTGGCGAAGGTCGTCCGCAAGGTCGCGAGCGAGGGTCAACGTCGCGGCAGTGCCGTTCTTCGTGTAAGCGGCCTGGACGGTCACGGCGGCCGGATCGGCCGTCCAGTCGAAGGATTCCGGCGTGATGCTTTGGATCTCGCCGTATCTCAGGCCGGTGGCGATCGCCAGCCGATAGAGCAACGCTCGACTCGGGCCGGACATCTTCCGCCAAGTGGGGCCGTTGTGGGCGGCCTCGATGAGTCGCCGTAGGTCGTCGACCCCGATGGTTCGCCGATCGTGGCGACGGTCTTCTTTCGCGTTGTAACCGGTCAGCCCGGTGAGCGGGTCGGATGCGAAACGGCCGGACTTCCAAGCCCATTTGGTGAACGATCGGATGGCGGTCTTGTGATGGTTGACCGATCCGAGCGACATCCCTTCTGAGCGGAGCGTAGCCAGGGCGGATTGAACACGGTCGGTCGTTAGGCATGCGAGACGACCCGTGGCCAGCCAGTCGGCCAGCTTCGCTTCGTGGATGGGGATCTCGCATCGCTTCGCCTTGCGAGGGCGTTCGACTTCGGACGGGGCCGCGCCAAGGGAGATCGCAATCAGGACGCGGACGCGGTTCGCGGATAATGCGACGTGCTGGGCCGTCGATCCTTTCGCCTCCAGGGACGCGGCCCAAGCCGCGACGTGTTCGGCGATCGGGCGAGCCGCATGTTCCCGCCGAGCCAAGTCGCGGACGTCGACCAAGCCTGACCGGATCTTCGCCGCCTCGGACTCGGCTGCATTCGCCATTTCCTGGGTGGCTCGCTTGTCGGCGCAGCCTTTGCGCTCGACCTTGAGGCCCTCGGCGTCGACGAATCGATAGTACCAGGACTTCCCCCGCTTACGCAGACTGGCCACAGCTCGCCCCCTTTTCGATCCAGGTGCGGATCGTCTCTGGGCGCCATCTCGGCATCTTGCCGACCTTGATATCAGGCTGGGGGATCTTGCCGGCGGCGCGCATACGCTCGACCACGCGGCGGCTGCACGCGAGAGTCCGGGCGAGGTCCACGATCGTCATCAGCGGTTCAATGACACAAGGCGAAGAATCACGGGGCGCCATGCGGCGGAACTCCGTTCAGGATGCATTGTCGGCGCTCTGATCGGCGTCGTAAATGGTGCTCCGCTAGGCGTCCCCCTCGTGGCTTGCTTGCATCCGACTCGGATTGCGGCATCAACGCACTCACTATGACGAGTTGCGTCGGCCGCCGTCAAGACCCATCGCAGACGCTTGGATGGGTTTTCTGTCAAGAAGGCAGATAAATTTCCGAAATGCAATCATGACGGCCAGCACCTTGACCGGCGGGTTCGCGTGCCAGAGAATCATCGGTGCGGGCGACTCGTATATTGGAGCGTTGGTGCTGCTGGAGGTGAAGCATGATTTACATGGAATTCGGTCATGAGTCCGACATACGAACTGAAGACAGCGAAGGCAACGAGTACCTGCTGCGATCCAAGCAGTTCGGGGGCACAACTTTTGAGCCGCACATTAAGGGTCCGGTCGAATTGCGAATGAAAGACGAGTCTGACGATCGAAGGGTCGAGTGGATCTCGGTTGGCCACTATCGAATCGCGGACCCCAAAGCATCTAACGGCGAAATTCTGGTCCATTCGATGGAAGCTCAGCCGATTTGAAGCAAGGCTAGCCAGGTCCTGGATTGCGATGTGTACTTCGAGGAATATGAAGGTCAATGCGGCTCGCCATTGGCGTACGTTGTGAGCCGCAACCTTCACCGCAGAAGCCTAAAGCCAGGGCAACGTGCGGCTATAGCTGTTGATGTTAAAAAGCGTCTAGAGATTGAGTACCACGAGAGTCGGATATCCGGTCTCAAGCGTGGCAAGGAGCAGGGCGATCCCCGTGTTGCAACTAGTTGCAACACGGAACCGAACTCTCGAAAAGAAGCCGCTGAGATGATGGGCGTCAGTCCTCCGCGATTGTGCTTCGTGTCAGCGTCGCTTCAAGGCGAACTTTGAATGTCGTTGGGTAAGGCCCGGCGATGCCTTTCCCCATTTTTGTTGCGTTGACCAGAACTTCCGTGTCGCCGAAACGCCCGGTGAATGCGGAATCTGATCCAGGGTAAAGCCTGTCGGCCGTGAGCGTCTGGAAGGCGGCCTTCAGCATCGCTGCGAAGGCATCGCCCTTGATGTAAGGATCAAGTTCGCCAGGGGTATCGGCGGGGCCGATCTCGATAGTCATGGTCATTCGCTGTTCATCGCCCATCTTTCTCTCCTCTCCCCTTCTCCCATCCTTCCCACCAACACGCCACGCCAGAGCCTACCCCAACAGAAGGCCTGATGCCAGCGACTCGAAGATCTCGGCCAGAAGCGTCCCTGCCCGTGGGATATACTTCCCCGGGTCATCGTCCTGGCTGTCGAGCAAATCGGGGAGGCTTGCCAATGACGCGGCATGTAGCGGGGCGGCTTGAGCGAGACGGCGTGTGGGTCGCCGAAGAGATCGAAGCGACGATCGACCGGGCTCGAATTTCGTTCGCGTGCACCAAAGGCGAAGCCTGGATGGGCGAGCGGCATCGGCTGACGGCGGCCGACGGTCGGATCATCGAGTTCACAGTCGACCGCAAGAGTGTGTACGAGCCGGACCCGCGAGGTGACGAGGAGGTCGTCGAGGGCCGGCTAACGGCCGACTATCGCGATTGATCGGTTGAGGCCTACCCCAGCAGTCGGCTCGATGCCAGCGCGGGGAGAAACTTGATCAGGAACGCTTCCGCCTGCTCCGAAATCCCCGGCGCCTTCGACGCCCTTGAACCAGCCGCGTTCACGATTACCGGATCGTGCTGAAACAGAAGCCTGCCCGCGACGATCGTGGCGGCGGCGAAGGCCGACTCCGGCGACAAATCCGTGATCTCGATGAATGGCTTGCCGAGCCGCTTGCAGGCATCCCGCGTACAACGGTAACCGGTCGATCCCGTCGGCCCTAGCCAAAGTGTCACGTGCCCGGATTTAGCATTGGCCTTGGTCCGCGCCGGGTAGCCTGGCTCCTGGCACTCGACCATGCCGTATAGATCGGCGTACTCGGGGCGTGGGCCTGCTTCGGTCAGCCACCCCAACGGCATGGTCCCGCCCGTCTCCAGACCCAGTCGCTTCGCCACGCGCAGGGCGGAGGCGTCGACGCCTTCCTGGCCGCCGGAGATCACGCGCAGGTTCACTTCGGCCCCGCCCCATCGGCGTCGCGGTTGAGTTCCTTCACCATCTGCTGGTGCGCCCGCTCGACCGGGACTTTGAGCATGTCGCTTAACATCTCGACCAAAGTGGTCTTTCTGAAAGCCGCGACGACGCGGGCTTGATCAACTAGCCGTCGGTCGAGCTTCACCGGAACGTCGTCTCTATCGCTTCGCGGGCGACCAGCTCGCTTGGATTCCGCCATCGCTCTCTCCAATGTCGCGGCCACCACTCCAACACCATCCTTTCAGATTACGGCAATCCGGTCTCGCTTTCCACCGTAGTGATAATATGCGACGGTCATCTAGGAATCAAGAACGCGATAATTTTTCGCCGACCCATTGACTTAGGTATTTTGGTTACTAGACTACCAATGTCGGGTCGCAACAGCGATCCAGCCAAACGAGCAATCAGCCAAAGAAAGGACCGGACCTATGGCGAACATCGACGAGGTCAAGGACGCGGACTACTGGAAGGCCCAGGCCGAATACTGGCAGGGCCGGGCCAACGAACTCGAAGCGGACATCAAGGCCATCACGTCCCCGGAGATCATCCGGTTTCGGGGCGTCGACGGCGACGTGATGTGGCAACGCGACCTCTTCAAGATGCCGGCGAAGTGCTGGGGCAAAGCCGTCCAGCGTCAACCGCACATCGAACAGTGGCATCAGGTGGAGGCGGGCAGCATGCTGCTCGCCCTCAGTCCCGCGAGTTCGGTCACCTACCTCGATGACGTCGAAGACGATGAACTCGATGTTGATGAATTCGGCGACGACGAAGGGTTCGGCGAAGACGACTGACGGGACCACCGCCGCCCCGGTCGGGTTCGCTCGGCCGGGGCTCACATCGTTAAAATCACGAATCTTCAGAAATGGAACAGGAATTGCTTTGCAAAGCGGTAGATTGCATGATACAATGAAAGAAATGGGCCTTGCTCATTGCACGTCAATCACCCCGCCGCGAGCCGTCCTGGCTCCCCTTCAGCCGAAGTTCCGACGTCATGCGCTATGATAAGGGTGACGCTCGATCCGTCGGTCGCTGGCTCAGATTCCGCCGAAGCGGCAGCACTTCGTAATTGTGGGTATTCCGACTGTCGAGACGCCGCAGCAGCACCAGGCTTGCGAACAAGCCAGAACAAGTGGCCTGCCGCCGACCAAAAGACTACTCTCGCAAATTCGGCTCAAGTGGCATAATGGCAGATCTTTAAGTCGGAAATCTGCACGTCGAAAATGTTCGGAAGACGTGATTTTCTACTTATTGTAGAGGACGCAAGAAAAACGAGGTGGTTGCCCGTGCCGGACCGCCGGACACGCTACCTGGGAAATATGTTGCCGTATCCTTTATTTACCTAGACCTTAGCAAAGGCTTGCAAGCCAACTGAAGGAGAAGTAGGAGATGCCCGTCGCATCAATCAATCAGGACAGTGCGGAGCACATCGGGATCGGCGAATTGATCCGACGAACCGGATGGGGATCGAACAGAGCTATGAGGCTCGCCTTGCTCGGCGAGATCCGAACCCAGATCAAGCCCGGCAGGCCGGTCCAGTTTCACGCGGGCGACGTCGAGCGGATCGCAGCCGAAGCCAAGTGATCGAGAAGTCACCGGTTATCCAACACCTTGAGGATCAGATCGATATGCTCGCCGAACAGAGGAACGAGATGATCGCGAACTGCTTCCGTCCCGGCGTGAAGAACGGGCACTACTACCCGCTAATGCCTCGGCACGGTGCCTACCTCTTAGATTTCAAGGGGAAGGGCGAGCGGTTCGCACGGCTTTTCCGCGAGACGTGGACGCGGATTCCGCTCTACGCTCGGCGGTGCATCCTGAAGCATTGGAAATCGGACGACGTGCATAGGTTCGCAGTCTATTACTCCCCGTCTATCGAACTCTCCGACACGTGGGACGGAAAGAAACCGGGAGACGCGGGGTACGCTCACCGTGGAGGGCATTCCCTCCGGTTTGCACGCCGTCGAATCGAGAAGATGCCCGACGCGGTGGTTTGCGATCTGATCGCCCACGAGTTGGCCCACGTGTGCCAGTGGGCTATCGGCGA contains:
- a CDS encoding helix-turn-helix transcriptional regulator produces the protein MNHHTPVNQAIPPPQPPSTNAATGNYPLARLLQLVMLLQTERCPNARQLAEACEVSRRTIYRDFSTLGAAGIAVHYVPDRQGYQLARNVFLQPTRLQEKEALALLLISRCWEGAGTVGLLRQARIAVDKVLQGLPQELRASINHCSELLPEVPEVEELPGNGHILFDGVLAAMTCRRQIRLWYREQGRAEAEVETTKMSLYRLPRIQGQWALVGRSSVHRGVVMVPFPWIEKIEPTTDSYTLPPRFQLKRFLDPSHGRRRRAGASPEIVLRLRGGLSRRIDDLPWKGRRRMISLGRDVAELAVEVDSLEDLASVVLSFGDEMEVIGPDALREAVGGLAARIARRYQNAETPPPRK
- a CDS encoding YpsA SLOG family protein, giving the protein MNLRVISGGQEGVDASALRVAKRLGLETGGTMPLGWLTEAGPRPEYADLYGMVECQEPGYPARTKANAKSGHVTLWLGPTGSTGYRCTRDACKRLGKPFIEITDLSPESAFAAATIVAGRLLFQHDPVIVNAAGSRASKAPGISEQAEAFLIKFLPALASSRLLG
- a CDS encoding response regulator transcription factor, giving the protein MGVNPVGRLLLVEDETVLRGLVSQFLVLENFEVVAAEDGLAAVEAYEDGGPFDLVLLDLNLPVLSGVEACRRIKEIHPEQPFLVCSAAILDSHIAALEALGVTESLGKPYHPLELLTRIRTMLTDTGSCAASDRDHDPKTWRNDPRQAASRSVHALSEAHVFD
- a CDS encoding helix-turn-helix transcriptional regulator codes for the protein MAPRDSSPCVIEPLMTIVDLARTLACSRRVVERMRAAGKIPQPDIKVGKMPRWRPETIRTWIEKGASCGQSA